GCGATCGGCGCGATCTTCGCCGACCACCATCGCCTGCTCGGCCTGCACCGGCAGCTGTGGCAGCGGCTGCAGCGCGACGACCGCGTGATCTATCTCGGCAACATGATCGGGCGCGGGCCGGCGATCCTGGAGACGATCGACCAGCTGCTGCAGTTCCGCATCGCCTTCCTGGCCAGGCCGCATGCCACGCCCGAGCACCTGATCTTCCTGCGCGGCGCGCAGGAGGAGATGTGGCAGAAGCTGCTGCAGCTGCAATTCGCGCCGGACCCGCCCGAGGTCATGCGCTACCTGCTCGGCAACGGCGTCGCACCCACGATCCGGTCCTATGGCGGCGAGCCGGAACGCGCCATGATGATCGCGCGCGAAGGCGCGGTCTCGCTGACCCGCTGGACCAACCTGTTGCGCATGGCGGTGCGCTCGCGGCCGGGCCACGAGCCGTTCTTCGCCGCGTTGCGGCGCGCCGCCTATAACCGGACCGACGGCGTGCTGTTCGTCAGCTCCGGCCTCGATCCCGAACGCCCGTTGCGCCTGCAGCGCGACCGCTTCTGGTGGGACACCGACGGATTCCGCCGCATCGAGGGGCCGTATGAGGACTTCGCCCGCATCGTGCGCGGCTACGATCCGGACCATGGCGGCGTCGACCATGGCGACGTCACCACCACCGTCGACGGCGGTTGCGGCCATGACGGCACGCTTGTGGCCGCCTGCTTCGGACCCGACGGCTCGATCCTTGACGTGATCGAGGTCTGAGTCGGCGCGAAATCCGGCCTGGGAGGGGGAACGTATCACCGAGTGTAGGGGTTGTTCCGGCGAACCCCGTGGCACCAGCCCCAGGAGACGGCGATGGCCCACCTCGACGACGACGCAACCCAGCGCGCCAACCTCACCTTCATCCGGCGCGCGATGAGCGCGCCGATCCTCAGCCGGGACAACGAACAGGATCTCGCCCGCCGCTGGCGCGACCGGGGCGACGAGCGCGCCCTGCACGACCTGATCAACGCCTATGAGCGGCTGGTGGTCAGCATCGCCACCAAATTCCGCAACTACGGACTGCCGCTTGGCGACCTGATCCAGGAGGGCAACATCGGGCTGTTGCAGGCGGCCAACCGGTTCGACCCGGATCGCGAGGTCCGGTTCTCGACCTATGCCGCCTGGTGGATCCGCGCGGCGGTGCAGGACTTCGTGCTGCGCAACTGGTCGATCGTGCGCACCGGCACCACCGCGGCGCAGAAATCGCTGTTCTTCAACCTGCGCCGCCTGCGCGCGCGCATCGAGGGCGACAACGGCGCCACGATGACCGATGCCGGCCGGCATCGGGTGGCGACCGAGCTGCGGGTGCCGGTCGGCGAGGTCGAGGCGATGGAGATGCGCATCAGCGGCCACGACCAGTCGCTGAACGCCCCGGTCGGGCAGGAAGGCGAGACCGAGATGCAGCACCTGCTGGCCGACAACCGGCCCAGCCCGGAGGACGTGGTGATCGGGCTGCGCGATGCGGAGTCGCGCTCGCGCTGGCTCAACGCCGCGCTGACCCAGCTGAGCGAACGCGAGCGCCGGATCATCCGCGAACGCCGGCTGACCGAGCGCGGCGTCACGCTCGAGCATCTCGGCAATGCGCTCGGCGTCAGCAAGGAGCGGGTCCGCCAGCTGGAGAACAGGGCGCTGTGCAAGCTGCGCAACGCCCTGGAACAGCACGCGGCCGATCCGCGCGACCTGCTGTTCGAGGTGCCGGCCTGACCGGTCCGCCGGCTAAGGGACCGGCTACAGGATCAGCTTGATCCGCTGGCCGGCGGTCAGCTGCGCGTCGTCGTCGAGGCCGTTGATGGCGCGCAGCAGATCCTCGGCGAAATCCGCCGGCATGTCGCCCATGTTCATGCGCCGGGCGAGGCTCGCCGCCGTCTCGCCGCGCTGCACCGCCACCACGGCGATGCGTTGCGACGCGCTGTCGCCGACCGCGCCGATGTCGCGCAGGCCGCCGATCACCGCTTCGAATGCCTGCCGTACCGCCGGCTGGCCGGTGGCGGGGCCATAGGCCAGCACGCGCATCAGGGCATTCTCGCGCAGTCCGACGGTGGCGACGATCAGATACCAGTCGCGTCCGTCCTCGGCGAAGCTGAACGCCATCTCCGCACCCGGATAGCCGCCCATCGTCTGCGTCGCCGACGGCTCGGTGTCGAAGCGCGCGAAATTGCGGTTGAGGAAGGCGGCCGGCGTGGTCGACGGATCGCGCGCGACGAAGTCGATCGACAGGATGCCCTCGCCCGGGCCGCTGCCCGACAGCACGCCGCCCGACGCCGCCAGGGCGTAGCCGGCCGGCCGGTCGAAGCCGATGCCCGCGCGCGGCTGGATCACGCGGTCGCCGACCACCCGCCAGTCGTCGGCATTGAGGCCGAACGGCACCCCTTCGATCGCCTCCTGATAGGCGACGCGCCGGTCGTCGCCGCCGGCCCGGAACTCGTCCATCGCCGTCAGCGTGGCGATGCGGTCGTCGGACGCCGGGTGGGAGTCCAGCAGGCCGGGGGTGGAGGTGTCCTCGCCCGGGAAGCCGCGCAGCAGCCGCCCCAGCCGGGAATCGGCCAGGAACTGTTCGTGGCTCGAAACCGCCGCGGCGCCGGGATAGCCGGCGGCGACGAGATAGCGCAGGCCGATCCGGTCCGCCTCCAGCTCCTGCTCGCGGCTGTAGCGGAAGAGCGCCTGCATCGCGTCCTCGTCGAGGCCGAGCAGGCCCTGGGTCATCGCGCGGCGTTCGGCGTCGCGGGCGGCCTGCCGCTGCAGCGCCGAATGGTTCTCGCTCAGGTGCGCCGCCTCGTGGGCGATCACCGCGGCCAGCTCCGCCTCGCTGTTCAGCCAGGTCAGCATGCCGCGGGTGATGAAGATGCGGCGCCCCGGGATGACCAGGGCATTGATCACGTCGGTATCGAGCAGCACGAAGTCGACGCTGGCCGGATCGATCGTGGTCTGCGCCAGCACCCGCCTTCCGACCGCGGTGACATAGGCGCGCAGCGCCGGGTTGCGATACTCGCCGCCATAGCGGGCGAGCATGTCGGCCGTCGCACTTTCGGTGGCGTAGGCCGGCGGCTCGCTGGCCGGCGCGGCGCGCTGCTGCGCGGTCTGGCAGCCGGACAGGCCGACGGCGAGGGCACAGCCCACCGCCGCGGCCAGGCGGCGCCAGCGCGGAGGCAACACGGCGACGGACACGCTCATGGCAGCTCGATCTGCTCCGGATGGGTCACATCGATCATCGGCCCGTTGAACATCTCGACCCAGCCCCGCACCCGCACCCGCCGGCCGTCGAGATCCTCGAGGACATAGGCCGCATCGTCGAACGCGTCCAGGTTG
The nucleotide sequence above comes from Alphaproteobacteria bacterium. Encoded proteins:
- a CDS encoding RNA polymerase factor sigma-32, encoding MAHLDDDATQRANLTFIRRAMSAPILSRDNEQDLARRWRDRGDERALHDLINAYERLVVSIATKFRNYGLPLGDLIQEGNIGLLQAANRFDPDREVRFSTYAAWWIRAAVQDFVLRNWSIVRTGTTAAQKSLFFNLRRLRARIEGDNGATMTDAGRHRVATELRVPVGEVEAMEMRISGHDQSLNAPVGQEGETEMQHLLADNRPSPEDVVIGLRDAESRSRWLNAALTQLSERERRIIRERRLTERGVTLEHLGNALGVSKERVRQLENRALCKLRNALEQHAADPRDLLFEVPA
- a CDS encoding M48 family metalloprotease → MSVSVAVLPPRWRRLAAAVGCALAVGLSGCQTAQQRAAPASEPPAYATESATADMLARYGGEYRNPALRAYVTAVGRRVLAQTTIDPASVDFVLLDTDVINALVIPGRRIFITRGMLTWLNSEAELAAVIAHEAAHLSENHSALQRQAARDAERRAMTQGLLGLDEDAMQALFRYSREQELEADRIGLRYLVAAGYPGAAAVSSHEQFLADSRLGRLLRGFPGEDTSTPGLLDSHPASDDRIATLTAMDEFRAGGDDRRVAYQEAIEGVPFGLNADDWRVVGDRVIQPRAGIGFDRPAGYALAASGGVLSGSGPGEGILSIDFVARDPSTTPAAFLNRNFARFDTEPSATQTMGGYPGAEMAFSFAEDGRDWYLIVATVGLRENALMRVLAYGPATGQPAVRQAFEAVIGGLRDIGAVGDSASQRIAVVAVQRGETAASLARRMNMGDMPADFAEDLLRAINGLDDDAQLTAGQRIKLIL